A part of Tachyglossus aculeatus isolate mTacAcu1 unplaced genomic scaffold, mTacAcu1.pri SUPER_34, whole genome shotgun sequence genomic DNA contains:
- the LOC119922036 gene encoding CMRF35-like molecule 5 — translation MPLVAALLLLWLPGCFTLTDSKEVRSPGWVSGPEGGSLMVQCHYDHGWETYVKWWCRGADWTFCRIMVRTTGSEDERRSGRMSIRDNHRDHMITVIMDSLGAADADTHWCGIEKEGDDLGAHVVVAVFQDISSPRGPEEVACLQGESLAVTCQYNRGWERNQKWWCQGMDWESCKIIVRTSGSERDNGRVSIRDRPENRTFTVTMENVTGEDRGTYWCGIERVEVDLGARVRVTISTAATAGPATARPRSLHEDMHILILFFLKVLTLLGLVSDVIWVNRPQRARAGAGGSSNCDSLQAPGPYYPPTRTGVTALG, via the exons ATGCCTCTCGTTGCTGCTTTGctccttctctggctcccag GCTGTTTCACCTTGACTGACTCGAAGGAGGTGAGGAGCCCTGGGTGGGTCAGCGGCCCTGAAGGTGGCTCTCTCATGGTCCAATGTCACTATGACCATGGATGGGAGACCTATGTGAAATGGTGGTGCAGGGGAGCTGACTGGACTTTCTGTAGGATCATGGTTAGAACCACAGGATCAGAGGATGAGAGGAGGAGCGGCCGAATGTCCATCAGAGACAACCACCGAGACCACATGATTACAGTGATCATGGACAGCCTCGGAGCAGCAGATGCAGACACGCACTGGTGTGGGATTGAAAAAGAAGGTGATGACCTTGGGGCTCATGTTGTAGTGGCTGTTTTCCAAG ATATTTCCTCTCCAAGGGGCCCAGAAGAGGTGGCTTGCCTACAAGGAGAATCCCTGGCAGTGACGTGTCAGTACaaccggggctgggagaggaaccAGAAATGGTGGTGCCAGGGAATGGACTGGGAATCCTGTAAGATCATTGTTAGAACTTCAGGATCAGAGAGAGACAATGGGCGAGTGTCCATCAGAGACAGACCTGAAAACCGGACCTTCACAGTCACCATGGAGAATGTCACTGGGGAGGACAGAGGCACGTACTGGTGTGGGATTGAGAGAGTAGAAGTTGACCTTGGAGCCCGGGTGAGAGTCACCATTTCCACAG CAGCGACTGCTGGACCAGCAACAGCCAGACCAAG GTCCCTGCATGAAGACATGCACATCCTGATCCTGTTCTTCCTGAAGGTGCTcaccctcctgggcctggtcagtGACGTCATCTGGGTGAACAGACCCCAGAGGGCCAGGGCAGGAGCAGGTGGTAGCAGCAACTGTGACAGTCTGCAGGCCCCCGGCCCCTACTATCCCCCAACCAGGACCGGGGTCACAGCCCTGGGGTGA